In the genome of Paenibacillus sp. GP183, the window CAAGATCATTCTGCAGGTTATACAGAAGCTCCATGGCACCCTGAAGGGACTCTTCCGGTTGGTAAGGATGGATCTTGGCGAAGCCCGGGAAGCGGGCTACATCTTCGTTAATCTTGGGATTGTATTTCATCGTACAGGAGCCGAGAGGATAAAAACCGTTATCGATACCGAAATTTCTGCGTGACAACGCTGTGTAATGGCGAATGACGTCCACCTCATAAACTTCGGGCAGCTCAGCAGGATTTTTGCGTTGGAATTTCTCAGGTATAAGGTCACTAAACCCGATCTCCGGCACATCACTTTCCGGTAATGCGTAGGCGACACGGCCCGGATGGCTCATTTCAAAAATTAGCGATTTCCCGTTCTGATTGATGTCGATCATAGCAGTCCCTCCAATACGGTAGCGAAGTTGTCGATATCTTCGCGAGTTCTTTGTTCAGTGACGGCGATCAGCATATGGCCGGCAAACTCGGGGTAATCGTGGCCGAGGTCATAGCCGCCGATGATGCCCTGAGCAAGCAGCTTGCTGCCGAGCTCCGCGATGTTGGTGCCGGCCGGCAGCTTGACGGCAAATTCATTGAAGAAGCTTCCGCTGAAGGCGAGCGACAGTTTTCCGGACGCGGTGAGTCGATTCGCCGCGTAGTGGGCTTTTTGCACATTCAGCGTTGCGACGTCCTGAATGCCTTGTTTACCCATCGTCGACAGGTACACGGAAGCGCATAGCGCGAGCAAGGCTTGGTTGGAGCAAATGTTCGACGTCGCTTTCTCGCGTCGAATGTGCTGCTCCCTTGCCTGCAGCGTGAGCACGAATCCGCGCTTCCCGTCGCGGTCGACGGTTTGCCCGACGATGCGCCCCGGCATGCGGCGCATCCACTGCTCTGCGACGGCGAAGTAGCCGCACGTGGGGCCTCCCAGCGCAGCAGGGATGCCCAGCGGCTGGCAGTCGCCGACGACGATGTCGGCGCCCAGGCGGCCGGGCGCCTCGAGCAGCCCCAGCGTGAGCGGGTTCGCGCTCACGACGAGCAGTGCGCCCGTGCTGTGCGCGAGGGGCTCCACGGCTGCGAGATCTTCCATGACGCCGAAGAAGTTCGGCGACTGGACAATCACGGCAGCTGTGCTGTCGCCGAGCTTGGAAGCGAGGTCGCCTAGATCGGTGGCGCCCTCCGGCGTCAATCCGATCTCGACCACTTCGAGGTTCAGCCCGCGTGCGGTCGTGCCCAGAATCTGGCGCGCTTCGGGATGAACCGCGCGCGAGACGAGCAGACGGCTGCGCTTCGTCGCGCCGCTGGCCAAGGCGCCGGCTTCGGCCAGCGCCGTCGCGCCATCGTACATCGAGGCGTTCGCAACGGCCATGCCGGTGAGCTCACAGATGTACGATTGAAACTCGAAAATCGCCTGCAGCTCGCCTTGGCTGATTTCCGGTTGGTAGGGCGTGTACGCTGTGTAGAACTCCGAGCGTGAAATAACATGATTGATCACCACAGGCAGGTGGTGATCATAGATGCCCGCGCCGAGAAAGCAGGCATAACGGTCAAAATCGGCATTCTTTCCAGCGAGTCCCCTCATGTATCGGAGCAGGCCTTGCTCGTCCAAAGCTTTGGAAACCTGCAGCTCCCCTTGGTAGCGAACCTTGGCGGGAATGTCGCCAAAAAGTTCGTCGATCGACTTGATGCCGATCGTCTCCAGCATTTCGGCCTCATCCTTCTCTGTGATCGGTAAATAGCGATGCTTCATGTTGCCGATTGCTCCTCTCAAAGGGAGGGCTGAGCCTCCCTGTGGTGTTTAATTTGTTGGATCTTTATACGATCTTTATTTAATCTTTGTTGATCACCGTCCGCGTTTATAAAAAGGCGTAGCGACAACCTTGGCTTTTACCTGGGCTCCGCGAATCTCCACATACACTTCGGTATTCAGAGCTGTATAGGCTTTATCCAGCAATGCCAGCCCCACATTGGTTTTAAAGGAAGGAGATTGAGTGCCGGTTGTGACTTCACCGATTTGTTTGCCATCGGCATAGACAGGGTAATGGCTGCGTGGAATGCCGCGGTCAATCATTTCGATGCCGACAAGCTTTCGAGGGATGCCACTTACTTTTTGCTCGGCAAGCGCTTCGCGCCCGTTAAAATCCCCTTTGTCCAGCTTCACAAAGTAAGACAATCCGGCTTCCAGCGGTGTAATGCTTGATGAAAGCTCTTGCCCGTATAGCGGCAACCGTGCCTCAAACCGCAGCGTATCTCTCGCGCCAAGACCTGCGGGAAGCAAACCTTCCTCTTTGCCCATATCGAGCAAGACATTCCACAGCCTCACAGCATCGTCTTTGTCGATATAAAGCTCAAAGCCGTCTTCACCTGTATACCCGGTGCGTGATATCAGGGCGGTGATGCCCGATACTTTTACATTTGTGAGAAAATGAAACGACTTCAAATCAGCAATTGGAGCTTCTGTAAGCTTCCAGAGAATTTTTTCAGCATGGGGTCCTTGAAGGGCCAGCATGGAGGTATCTTCGGAAATGTTTCTGATCTGGGCGTCACCCACCACATTTTGCCGCATCCAATCGATATCTTTCTCGATATTAGATGCATTGATCACCAGCATGTATTCAGACTCAGCAAGCTTGTAGACGAGCAGGTCGTCAACAACACCGCCATTCGGATAGCACATGAGACTGTATTGGCATTGTCCCGGCTCCAGCATGGAGACGTCATTCGTAGTTAGTGTCTGCAAAAAAGCCTGAGAATCCGCTCCGGTGACCAACACTTCACCCATGTGGGAAACATCGAAAAGGCCTGCCTGCTGTCTTACAGCTTCATGCTCTTTTTGAATGCCCGCGAATTGCACGGGGAGCTCCCATCCGCCAAAATCGATCACTCTCGCTCCATGCTCGGCATACACCGGGAAGAGCGGGGTTCTTTTTAACATTGCATCATCCTCCACATTCACTTTTCATAATTGCATGCAAAAAAGAGCAAAAAATATGCATCGCAAATACATACTTTTTGCCCTGTCCTTTGTACCTGAGAGTTACCTTGCAAATGCTATCCATTCATCAAGTTTCCCCTTGGGTGTCCGAATCCGCTTAAAGCGAACCGAAGCTCTCCAGAGTTGCGTCCAATACAGGTCCTCGGTACCTGAGAGATTCACCCGTCCGGGCTTACTCCTTCGGCGCTGCTCGTCTTTCACAGTCTCTCCCTGCATTATCATTCGCTCATATTTAATTAAAGCTTTACTTTATTATTCAAAATGTTGTCGTACTTTGTCAACCTGAATTTCTTAGGATGCGCTTGACTTTCATGTTTCCGGTAGATTAAGCTAAAAGCAAAATTGGCAGGAAAAGTGAGGCGTGAGCGATGAGTGAAGTACAAGCAGAATTATTTTATACCAAAGAGCATGAATGGGTGAAAAAGCTTTCAGATACGCGGGTGCGCATAGGGATCACCGATTTTGCACAAGATCAATTGGGAGATATCGTCTTTGTCGAGCTCCCGGAAACCGGTACGGACATAACTGCGGAAGAGAGCATTGGAAGCGTTGAATCCGTGAAAACGGTATCTGATATTTTCTCGCCGGTTACCGGTAAAGTAACTGCAGTAAACAGCGCCTTGGAGGACTCGCCGGAACTAGTAAACACCAGTCCTTACGGCGATGGCTGGATGGTAGAGGTAGAGGTATCCGGCTCTGGAGCATTTGAAGGACTGCTTTCCGCGGCAGAATATGAAGAATTTGTTGGTAGCGAGCATTAGTCTGAATTGGAGGAAGCCCATGTTATCCGACAATAAAACCAAGGAATCCAATGATCGTGTGCCGCCAGGACAGACGCTGACTCAGGGTTTTCCAGTACTGCATTATGGTACTGTACCTTATTATAATGATATGAGCAAGTGGGATTTGAAGATTTTTGGACTTGTGGAGGGAGATGTTTCGATCTCCTATAAAGATTTTATGAAGCTGCCGCGCAAAGAGTTCAATAATGATATTCATTGCGTGACCACCTGGTCCAAGCTGGATAATGTATGGGAAGGAATTGCCGTATCCGAGATTATGAAATTCGTGAAGGTAAAGCCGGAAGCCCGGTATGTGATGCTGCATGCGGAAGAAGGCTGGAATACGAACCTGCCGGTCGCTGATTTTTTGCAAGAGACTTCATTTCTTGGAATTAAGCACAATGGCCAGCTTCTCACACCAGAGCATGGTGCACCGGTACGTATGGTTGTGCCTCACCTGTATTTTTGGAAAAGCGCCAAGTGGCTCCGCGGTATTGAGTTTATGGCCAAGGATAAGCCTGGCTTCTGGGAACGAAACGGCTACAACATGTATGGCGATCCCTGGAAGGAACAACGTTACGATTTTGATTGATCGATTTAACATGGAATACAAGGTTTCACATTGGCTATCAAAGGCACAGTTGAAAACAACCTGTACCTTCGATAGCCAATTTCTTTTTTAGACTCCTTAGAAGCCTCGGTTGTCTGACATTTTTATACTTGTTATGATAAGGGAAATTCTTTTCGTATCCTGAAAAATAGGGAGTGACAATGATCCATGCAATCATTCATTAACCATATGTCAGGCGTTTTTCCGTCCGTATGCTCACTTGATTGTCCTGATCAATGCGGGTTGTTGATTCATAAGGAAGACGGGAAAATCACAAAGATAGAGGGGGATCCTGAGCATCCCATCACCCAAGGGGCTATTTGTAACAAGGTTCGACATATGACAGAGCGCATTTATGACCCTAAACGCCTCCAATATCCAATGAAGCGTACCGGCAAAAAGGGAGAAAATCGATTTGAACGGATTAGCTGGGAAGAGGCTGTCAGTACCATTACTTTAAATTGGAAAGAGCTGATCGCTGCAAAAGGCTCTGAGTCCATTTTGCCTTACAGCTTTTATGGGAATATGGGGAGAATCGGCACGGAAGGAATGGATCGCAGATTTTTTCATCGATTAGGCGCAAGCCGATTGATGTACACGATTTGTGAAGCGGCGGGAACAGAAGGGTACCAATACACCATGGGCGGAAGCTACGGCATCGATCCTGAGGACACCCTGCATTCAAAGCTGATCATCATGTGGGGAATCAATGCAGTCAGTACCAATATGCATCAGGTTATGCTTGCGGAAAAGGCGAGAAAGAATGGGGCGCAAATTGTTGTTATTGACGTTCATAAGAACCAGACCGGTCGATGGGCAGATTGGTTTATACCGATAAAGCCGGGCACGGATGCGGCTCTTGCCCTAGGCATCATGCATATCTTGTTTGATGAAAAGATGGTTGATGAGGATTTTCTTCAGGATTATACCATTGGGTATGATGAGCTTCGCCAGCATGTCATTCAGTATAACCCAGCTGTCATTTCAACGATCACGGGAGTTCCGGTGGAGGATATTTACCGGCTTGCACGCATGTATGGCCAAACCTCTCCTTCCTTCATCCGAATTGGCAATGGGCCGCAGCATCATGACAATGGCGGGATGTGCATAAGGACGATTTCCTGTCTTCCGGCGCTGACGGGACAATGGCTTAAGAGAGGCGGCGGAGCGATCAAAGGAAACGGCGCATACCTGGATCATAATGCGTCAGCCCTTCAACGCCCGGATTTATTAACGAAGAGTACCCGACGGATTAACATGAATTTGATAGGCAGCGCTTTGCTTGAATTGGACCCTCCCATCCAGTCTTTATATGTGTATAATTCGAATCCGGCGCTCGTGGCCCCACATGCAAATAAAGTGAGACAAGGATTGGAACGGGAAGATTTATTTACGGTTGTACATGATCTTTTTCTGACAGAAACGGCCTTATATGCGGATATTGTTCTGCCTGCAACATCATCTTTTGAAAATACGGATTTCTATCGTTCTTACTGGCATCATTATGTGCAGATTCAGCAGCCGGTTATAGAGGCATATGAGGAAAGCAAATCCAATGTTGAAGTGTTTCGCTTGTTGGCTAAGGCAATGGGATTCGAGGAACAGGCGTTTCTGGATACAGAAGAAGACATGATACGTCAGGCTTTAGACCATCCGAGAAATCCTTCACTGACTGGAATTACTTATGAAGCTTTAGTAGAAAAGCAGTTTATGAAAGGTAATGTAAAGCATGTTTTGGAAGGTAAAATGTGGACCCCCAGCGGGAAGATTGAGCTGTATTCCAAGACTATGGAGCGCAAAGGATATCCTCCCTTACCTACTTACATACCTTTGGTCGAAGAGGGGGACCTGCCCTTTTTGTTTATCCCGGCCCCCAATCATAACTTTTTGAACTCTACTTTCTCTAATAACGACAAGCATATCCGCATGGAGAAAAAAAACAAATTGCACATGCACGAGGCGGATGCTCTAGTCCTTGGGATTAAGAGCGGAGATGGTATCAGAATATGGAACGAGCGAGGGGAATGTAAGCTGTCTGTTACAATCGGAAAAGATGTCCTGCAGGGTGTAGTTGTAAGTCAAGGACTATGGGCAGATTCCTCAGAGGGTAAAGCGTTAGTTAATGCACTTACGCCAGACCGTGTGGCGGATATGGGGGGAGGAGCAACCTTTTTCTCGGGAAGGGTGCATGTGGAAAAGTGCTGATGAAATTTCGTTCTGATGCGGCTGTTTGGCCGGAAGCTCGGAATCAATAAAAGATCACTTATCAAATGGCTTAGACTTTGATAAGTGACCTTTTGACAAGCTGATAGAAAAATGATTATTTACTTGCAGCAAAAGGCTTCTTGGAAGAATCGAAGTTGTTCATATCGACATTTTTCCAAATATTATTGACCTGTACCTGTTCAGGCTTGTCAAATACAAGAAAGGCTGTAGGCAAGTAGCGCATGCCATAACTGCTGGAAGGATGATTGACAACCTGATTATCTTTGACCAATACAGTAGAGGAACCGCCGTCCAGATTAGCTGCAGTAACCGCTCCTTTTTCCAGCAATAATTGCTGGACATCATAGAGGGTAGCACCTATGGAATACCCGGGCTGACGGCC includes:
- the gcvPA gene encoding aminomethyl-transferring glycine dehydrogenase subunit GcvPA; amino-acid sequence: MKHRYLPITEKDEAEMLETIGIKSIDELFGDIPAKVRYQGELQVSKALDEQGLLRYMRGLAGKNADFDRYACFLGAGIYDHHLPVVINHVISRSEFYTAYTPYQPEISQGELQAIFEFQSYICELTGMAVANASMYDGATALAEAGALASGATKRSRLLVSRAVHPEARQILGTTARGLNLEVVEIGLTPEGATDLGDLASKLGDSTAAVIVQSPNFFGVMEDLAAVEPLAHSTGALLVVSANPLTLGLLEAPGRLGADIVVGDCQPLGIPAALGGPTCGYFAVAEQWMRRMPGRIVGQTVDRDGKRGFVLTLQAREQHIRREKATSNICSNQALLALCASVYLSTMGKQGIQDVATLNVQKAHYAANRLTASGKLSLAFSGSFFNEFAVKLPAGTNIAELGSKLLAQGIIGGYDLGHDYPEFAGHMLIAVTEQRTREDIDNFATVLEGLL
- the gcvT gene encoding glycine cleavage system aminomethyltransferase GcvT — protein: MLKRTPLFPVYAEHGARVIDFGGWELPVQFAGIQKEHEAVRQQAGLFDVSHMGEVLVTGADSQAFLQTLTTNDVSMLEPGQCQYSLMCYPNGGVVDDLLVYKLAESEYMLVINASNIEKDIDWMRQNVVGDAQIRNISEDTSMLALQGPHAEKILWKLTEAPIADLKSFHFLTNVKVSGITALISRTGYTGEDGFELYIDKDDAVRLWNVLLDMGKEEGLLPAGLGARDTLRFEARLPLYGQELSSSITPLEAGLSYFVKLDKGDFNGREALAEQKVSGIPRKLVGIEMIDRGIPRSHYPVYADGKQIGEVTTGTQSPSFKTNVGLALLDKAYTALNTEVYVEIRGAQVKAKVVATPFYKRGR
- the gcvH gene encoding glycine cleavage system protein GcvH gives rise to the protein MSEVQAELFYTKEHEWVKKLSDTRVRIGITDFAQDQLGDIVFVELPETGTDITAEESIGSVESVKTVSDIFSPVTGKVTAVNSALEDSPELVNTSPYGDGWMVEVEVSGSGAFEGLLSAAEYEEFVGSEH
- a CDS encoding sulfite oxidase-like oxidoreductase; the encoded protein is MLSDNKTKESNDRVPPGQTLTQGFPVLHYGTVPYYNDMSKWDLKIFGLVEGDVSISYKDFMKLPRKEFNNDIHCVTTWSKLDNVWEGIAVSEIMKFVKVKPEARYVMLHAEEGWNTNLPVADFLQETSFLGIKHNGQLLTPEHGAPVRMVVPHLYFWKSAKWLRGIEFMAKDKPGFWERNGYNMYGDPWKEQRYDFD
- a CDS encoding molybdopterin-dependent oxidoreductase, whose translation is MQSFINHMSGVFPSVCSLDCPDQCGLLIHKEDGKITKIEGDPEHPITQGAICNKVRHMTERIYDPKRLQYPMKRTGKKGENRFERISWEEAVSTITLNWKELIAAKGSESILPYSFYGNMGRIGTEGMDRRFFHRLGASRLMYTICEAAGTEGYQYTMGGSYGIDPEDTLHSKLIIMWGINAVSTNMHQVMLAEKARKNGAQIVVIDVHKNQTGRWADWFIPIKPGTDAALALGIMHILFDEKMVDEDFLQDYTIGYDELRQHVIQYNPAVISTITGVPVEDIYRLARMYGQTSPSFIRIGNGPQHHDNGGMCIRTISCLPALTGQWLKRGGGAIKGNGAYLDHNASALQRPDLLTKSTRRINMNLIGSALLELDPPIQSLYVYNSNPALVAPHANKVRQGLEREDLFTVVHDLFLTETALYADIVLPATSSFENTDFYRSYWHHYVQIQQPVIEAYEESKSNVEVFRLLAKAMGFEEQAFLDTEEDMIRQALDHPRNPSLTGITYEALVEKQFMKGNVKHVLEGKMWTPSGKIELYSKTMERKGYPPLPTYIPLVEEGDLPFLFIPAPNHNFLNSTFSNNDKHIRMEKKNKLHMHEADALVLGIKSGDGIRIWNERGECKLSVTIGKDVLQGVVVSQGLWADSSEGKALVNALTPDRVADMGGGATFFSGRVHVEKC